From a single Wolbachia endosymbiont of Oedothorax gibbosus genomic region:
- a CDS encoding ATP-binding protein: MSPLFIGRQAELKQLLELTEKNTASFVVVKGRRRIGKSRLIQEFGKYFEQYYSFIGLPPEKHTTISHQLNEFSRQVARQFNTSFARYDDWSMVSW, encoded by the coding sequence ATGTCTCCATTATTTATTGGTAGGCAAGCTGAGTTAAAGCAACTACTGGAACTTACAGAAAAAAATACTGCTTCTTTTGTAGTAGTCAAAGGAAGGCGTCGTATAGGAAAAAGTCGTTTAATTCAAGAGTTTGGTAAGTATTTTGAGCAATATTACTCATTTATAGGTTTGCCACCAGAAAAGCATACTACAATATCCCACCAACTTAATGAATTTTCTAGACAAGTTGCTAGACAATTTAATACGTCTTTTGCTAGATATGATGATTGGAGTATGGTCAGTTGGTGA
- a CDS encoding RDD family protein yields MFGTEMDNYAGITKRVAAYVVDQMIFYLIFGLLLLFTLHRSPYADLSNADLFDAVLSYTTFMSVQDTVLGALMFVVLEALMITKFGWTPGKFLCGICIKDANKIKNATLTQAAVRSSFKVFLWVPSYISEWFLVLPILALLLAIFDQRKQFFYDKIVKTVVIDYKPEKHHLNLNYVGITRRVVAYIIDRFIITGISLVFFYFAEMTFNPTRAELLATYLSFLLPIVFGVYMIRRFSGTPGQLLCSIHIKDANTLGNITLMQAAIRCVLFEVTTLILDYIFTMNIFFDSLDKYTSKWWFDPLTDLTFTAIILIFIFAIFDKRKQFLHDKIAKTVAIYHKSSR; encoded by the coding sequence GTGTTTGGTACAGAAATGGATAACTATGCGGGAATTACTAAACGTGTTGCAGCGTATGTAGTTGACCAAATGATATTTTATCTAATTTTTGGTTTATTACTTTTATTCACATTACACAGATCACCCTACGCTGATTTGTCCAATGCTGACCTATTTGATGCTGTTCTTTCCTATACAACCTTTATGTCAGTACAAGATACAGTGTTAGGAGCACTAATGTTTGTAGTATTAGAAGCATTAATGATAACAAAATTTGGCTGGACTCCAGGGAAATTTTTATGTGGTATATGTATAAAAGATGCAAACAAAATTAAAAACGCTACTCTAACGCAAGCAGCAGTAAGGAGTAGTTTTAAGGTATTTTTGTGGGTACCCAGCTATATTTCTGAATGGTTTTTAGTTTTACCAATATTGGCCCTATTACTTGCAATATTTGACCAACGCAAGCAGTTTTTCTACGACAAAATTGTAAAAACAGTGGTAATTGATTACAAACCTGAAAAACATCACTTAAATTTAAACTATGTAGGAATAACTAGGCGCGTGGTAGCATACATTATTGACCGTTTTATTATTACGGGTATTTCTTTAGTCTTTTTCTATTTTGCAGAAATGACTTTTAACCCTACCAGGGCTGAACTATTAGCCACGTACTTATCTTTTTTGCTACCAATAGTATTTGGAGTATACATGATAAGAAGATTTAGCGGTACTCCAGGACAACTATTATGCAGTATTCACATAAAAGATGCAAATACACTTGGAAATATTACCCTAATGCAAGCAGCAATCAGATGTGTTTTGTTTGAAGTTACTACTTTGATATTGGATTATATATTCACGATGAATATATTTTTTGATTCGCTTGATAAGTATACTTCTAAATGGTGGTTTGATCCCTTAACAGACTTAACCTTTACAGCTATAATACTAATTTTTATATTTGCAATATTTGACAAACGCAAGCAATTTCTTCATGATAAAATTGCAAAGACAGTGGCAATATACCACAAATCTTCAAGATAA